The stretch of DNA GGGCGCGGCCGGCGATTTTCTCGAACGCGCGCCGGCTCACCTCGAGCCCGTGCTGCACCACTGGCGGCGGATCGGTCAGGTACGTCGCCAGCGGGCGCTCGGGCGTCCCGGTCGCCACCCGGCTGCGCAACTGGTCCCATCGCACACGCGCGAGCTGCAGCACCGCGCTCGATCGCACGACGCGCCGGATGTTTGTCACCGCGGGCTGAGTCGGTCGAATCCGGCGCCCGGCTTCAAGCGACGCCTCACCGTCGGCGGCTTCGATCGCGTCGTTGCCCACGTAGGCCACGACCAGCACGATGTCGGGTTCAAACTGGGCGGCCACCTTGTCGAAAAACAACCAGTAGTCCACCGGACCGTAGCCCTGGACACCGCCGTTGATCACCCGCCAGCGCGTGCCGCCTGCCCCTTCGTTGAGCTGCCGTTCCAATTGCTCGCAGAACGTCTGCGTCTGTGCCACCTGCACCGAGAGGACCAACGAGTCGCCCAACACCACAATCCGTCGCTCGCCCGGGGCCTTGGCTCCGATCGGCTCATCGTCACGCACCCCCTGGTCGTTGATGGCGATGTCAGTGGTGAATTCGACGGTGGAATAGCTGATGCGGGCGTTCGGCCGCAGGCGAACGCCCACCTGCGGGTCGTCCATGAAGAGCGTCCGGAACTCCGACGAGCTCTCGAACGCGCCCCAGGTGCGCAATCCCGCTTCCAGTGCGGCAAATTCCAGAACCAGAATGACGCCGACAAGGGCGGCGCGTCGAAGGAAGAACATCAATGGAGAGACTACCGCGAGGGCAGGCCTTCACGCGAGAGCCACGCCGCGATAATGCCGGCCGCCATCTTGTGACCGCGGCCATTCCAGTGCCCGTCCACGGGCGCGCCGGTCATCTGCTCGCCGGCTTCAACGGCCGCATCCACGGCTTCACCAATACCCGGGATGAAGCGCACACCGGCACGGCGGCACACGTCAGCCCGCGACCAGAACGAGAAGAACTCTTCCGACCTCACGGAAAACGCCACGACGGGCACGCCTGCGCGCCGCCGGATCATCGTCAGCAACTCCACCGTGGCGTCGGTGGCACGTTTGACGTCGGGATCGTCCGCCTGCAGCGACGCTTCGATGGAACCGGCCGAGCGCGAGCGGAAAAACAACAGGTTGGCGTTGAGCAGACGCAGGAGATAGGAGTGACGTACCAGCCGGTACAACGCGCCCCAGTCGCGGTTCTCGGGAAAACGTTGCACCACCTGCCCTTGCTCCCAATAGGGCCGTGTCATCTGGTTGTTGTTGGTGGTGCTGCGCGACTCGATGGCGTGTGAATTATTGATGAGGTCGTTCGGGTGCATCTGCAGCAGCACGAGGTCAGGCTTCACGCGATCGATGACCTGGTCCAGCAGCATGTATTCCTGGAGCGTGCCGTAGCCGGCGGCGCCGATGGCAAAGAACTCGATGTCCGGACGCGCGGCCGCGAGGTGATGGTAGTACGCCTCGCCGTCGGAAACCATCACGGCTTCGGTAAACGAATCGCCAACGGCGAGCACTTTCAGTTTGGCCGAATTGGGATCACCGAACAGCCGGAAGCCGCCCTGCACGGTGGAATAGCGGACTCGCCCGAAGCCCGGAACGTCGCGGTCCATCGCGACGTGTTCCACCGGCCGCCAGCCGATACCGGCGGCAATCTCACGGTCCGGTGGATTGACCCAGTCTGAGACGCCGAACCAGAGGCGCAGACCGCCTTCGGCCAGCCCAAGCGCAAACACGACCGCGGCCAGTGAGAGCAGCATCTGCCGCCAGGGCGCGGCGCCACGCTTGATGAGCAGCAGCGCGCCGGCGCCGAGCGCGACGACGTCGAAGAGGCCGAGCAGGATTCGACTAGTGGGGTTGGTGACCCGGCCGGCGCGTGTGAGCCACGCGCCGAGCACCCATTCGTTGGCGACGAGTGCGGCGGCGATCAGCAGCGCGCCGACGGCCGCGAACGGCCACCCCGCACGCATGAGTGGCGGGCGCCGCATGGTGCCTCACTATACCATCCGGCCTGCGGCCGAGGTTCTCGCGCTTGAAGAACAGCGCGAGCTACGTGCGATCGGCGCGAGCTACGTACGACGCGGGCGCGGTGCGGCGTACGACGCGGGCGCGCGACGCGGACCCGGCGGTGCGTCAGCGGCGGGTGACGTGTAACGGCCGGCCGACGGTGACGATCACGGTGATGCGCTCGCCGCGGCGGAGGAACGCCAGTTCATACGCGCCGGCGTATCCCGCCGGTGGCATCCAGGCGAACTGCGCGCCCGCGAGTGACGAGCCCGTGGGCAGCGGTTGCAGCGTGCCGCCCGCCACGAGATAACCGGCATCCACCGGCGCACCAAGCCACAGTTCCAGGCGCCCCAGTTCCGGCAGGCGCACCGTATAGGTCCGCGTGGCATTGGCGCGCATCGCTATCCAGGCGGTCTCCATGTCGAAGCCCGTCCGGCCCCACACGCCGCCCGTGCCAACGCGATGCCGGCCCAGCATCGCGGTTGGCCCGACGACGCGTGCGGGTGCTGCACGCAGCGCGGCATCGCGTGCCGCACCAGGCACGGCGTTGAGCACATTAAAGAACCGTGAGCCGATGCCTTCATTCCGCCCCGCCGAGTCGGACACGCTCCAGGCGATGGTGTGCAAGCCGTCTGTCAGCGTGCTGGTGTCGAACGTGTACGCGCCGATCGGTGCGCTTGCACTATCGAGGTTCCGGAACAGAGTGGGATTCGACGTGCGCGTGGTTGTTGGCGGCTGCGGAGACGGATTGCCGAAAATGTTCGACACATCGTCATTGCAGTACACACCGATCGGCACCGGGTTCCCGACCGTGCCACGACACTGGTCGTAGGCCACAAGCGAGACGGGCAGGCCATCAATAAACACGGTCATAGTGGACCCGTTGGCCGGAATGCGAATGTCGGTGCCGTCAACAATCGCATTCATGTCGGGCGTAATCGCCCAGCCGAAGTTGTTGAAGATGCCGCTGATCGTCTCGCCCTGCCCTGGCGTATCAATGGCGCCGAACGGCTTCGCGATGGAGTCGTTGGCCATCGTGATGAGCGTGGGCGTTGCATACTCGGTGCTCGCCGGATTCGAAGACCGGCCCAGCAGAGTGCGGTTACCTTCAATGTCGGTGGCCACTGCGTAGAGGGTCAGTGGCCCCTGTCCCCCATACGCCTGCGCATTCGGCACATGCGGCAGCAGTGGCGTGAGCATGAGATAGCCCCACCCTGCGCGCGTGTTCATCGGATAGTTCGGGAAGGCGGCCGCCACGTCGGGACGCGCCCCATCGAGAAATGCCGCATCGCCGATGTAGACCACGCTGTTGCCCAGCACCGTCTGGCAGTTGGCTTGCAGTTCGAACGCGAAGCAGTTGCGGAAGACCTGCACGGTGGCGACGCCGACGTTGTCGAGAGACCATCCGGTGACACCGATCGCGCCCTGCACACCAGCCGCGTTTTGCACGGGCGTGTCCACCTGGCCGAACGCCGGAACTGCCGCCCCTGTGCTGAAGCTCCAGAAGGCGGTGGCGCTGTCTTCAGCGTAGGTGGTGCCATTCACGCTGAGGGCGCGCACGTGCCAGTAGTACGCAGTATTGAGGTTCAGGGCTACCAGCCCCACGGTCGTGCTGGTGCCCGTTGAAGTCCACGTCGTGTCGCAGATGTTGTTGTTCACCGTGTCGCGGCAGTACTCGTAGCTGGTGGCTCCGCTGCTTGCCCCCCAACTCAACGTGGGAATCGTGGACTGCCCGGTCGAGCCGTTCGGCGGGCTCAGTTTGCTGAAGGCCCCGGGTCCGGACGCCTGTTGGGTGATGCTCACCGACTGTCCGGCCACTGTCAGGGTGGCAAAGCGGGCCACGCCCGAGGGTCCCACGGCATACGACGCACCGCCCGAACCGCTCGACGACGACCCACTGGTGATGGTGGCGACCGATGTGTCGCTCGACACCGAGTTCCAGCCGCATCCACTTGCGGTCGTCACCGACACCGAGCCGCTCCCGCCGTCAGGTCCCACCACGATGGCGTTTGAGCTGAGGACAAAGCTGCAGGCGCTGTTGCGGAAATTGGCGGCCGGCACCGACGTCAGGTTGAGTGCCGCCGCATTGTTTTCGGTGGGCGTGCCGGCCACGACTGCGGACCCCGGAAACGGGACATTTGGCGATGAGAACACGGCCAATCGCGGACACGTGCCGCCGGTGGCGCAGTCGTACGCCATGACGGTGCGGGCAAACCCCGGCACGGTATAGCCGTAGGCGTAGTCAAAGGCCGGGAGGGAGCCGGCATTGGGGCGATCGTGCTGCAGGCCGATGTTGTGGCCGACCTCGTGCGCCAGAGACAGGTTGCCGTTTGCGCAGCCGAGCGCGATGGTCACGTTGAACGCGCTGGTGTGAAAAAACGTGCTCACCGACGACGGCCCCATGAGATATCCCACGCCGCACACGTCTGTGGCATTGGTCAGGAGCGACACCACGTCGGCCTTGTAGGTGTCGCGCAGGCCATGCACCTCGTCCATGTAGCCGTCACTCACCGAGCGCAGTCGCGACAAGTCGGTGCTTGACGTGCCCGACTCCGTATACCCCACCTCACCGAGATACACGAGGCGATAGCGATGCACCACGGCCGAGTTCGACAAGGCCAGATTCGCATTGTTCACGGCGGCAATCGCTTCGGCCTGGATCTGTGCGGTGCCACCAAGCGTCACGCGTGCTGACGGCGTGTAGACGACGAGCAGGTCCACCAACGCATTGGAATCCTCAACGGTGGCGGCGGCGCTGCGCGACACCGGTGGAGTGCCTCCGGCCACTTCGATGGGGTCGCCATCGCGAGGCATCGCGTCAAGATCCACTTCCACGAGTTCGTGAAACGACGAGTTGGCGAGCCGGCCGATCCGGAACAGGCGGCCGTCAAACACGATGCGACCCACGAGGATGTCGCCGACCACGGTGAAGGACATGTCGCCGTCGATCGGGCGACCAGCCGCGGAGGTGGCGACGATTGGTCCTGCCGCGAAAAATCCACGGCCCTGGGCTTCGAAGTGGCGAAGGCGCGCGATGACGTCAACGCCCGGGAGCGAGATCTGCACATCCGACCCGCGACGGCCCGCCTGCTCCAGGTCGGCCATCCTCGGCCGGACCACCAATGCGGGCCGCTGCAGGTTCCCGCCCGTCGCAATTCTCTCAAGGACCTGCACGGGCCGGCCCTGCTGCGCAGACACGGTCAGGAGGGGTGTCAGCGCAACCGCAACCAATGCGGCGAGGAGAACCTTGAACGACGGACGCAGCATTGGCAAATACCCCTGCTGGTATCATGCGACCGGCACATGGCTGGCGAAGTACCTTTTGGCACAGGTGGGAGCACCATGCCCCCTGAATCATTGCGCTGCCGGGCCTGTGGCGCGGCCCACTTTCATCCCGTCCTGTCGCTGGGCCAGACGCCGCTGGCCAATGCGTTGCTGAGCGAGGCGGATTTGGCGAACCCCGAGCCGGTGTACCCGCTCGACGTGGTCCTGTGCCGCGCCTGCACCCTGGTCCAAATCACGCTGAGCGTGCCGCCTGAGCGCCTGTTTTCGGACTACGCGTATTTTTCGTCGTTCTCGGACGCGTGGGTGGCGCACGCGCAGCGGCTGGCCGTGAGCCTGATCGAAAGCCGGGGCCTCACAAACGAGAGCCTGGTGGTGGAAGTGGCGAGCAACGACGGCTACCTGCTGCAGCACTACCAGCGCGCGGGCATCCCGGTGCTTGGCATCGAACCGGCAGAAAACATTGCGCGCATCGCCGAGTCGCGCGGCATCAACTCCATCGTGCAGTTCTTCGGTCCCGACCTCGCGCAGGACCTGCGCGCGTCAGGCCTGCTGGCCCAGGTTATCCATGCCAACAACGTGCTGGCGCACGTGCCCGATCTGACCGGGGTTGTCCGCGGCTTCCACACGCTGCTGGCGCCGGGCGGCGTGGTGGTGGTGGAAGCGCCGTACGTGCGCGACATGATCGACCACGGCGAGTTCGACACGATTTACCACGAACATCTCTGTTACTTCTCGCTCACGGCGCTCGTCGGCCTCTTCGCGGCGCAGGGCCTGACCACGGTGGGCGTGGAGCGTTTGCCCACGCATGGCGGATCGTTGCGGATCTTCGCGGAGCGGACAGAAGACCAGCCGGTGGTGGGCCCAAGTGTTGACCTGCTGCTGAGAGAAGAAGCGGCCTGGGGCATCGGGCAGCCGGAGCGCTACGACACATTCGGCGCGGATGCCGCACGGATTCGCCGGGATCTCGTCGCGTTCGTGGCCGAGAGCCGTGCCGCCGGCCGTCGGATCGCCGCCTACGGTGCTGCGGCGAAGGGCGCCACGATGCTCAACTACGCGGGCCTCACCTCACGCGACATCGACTTCGTGGTGGATCGCAACACCTACAAACACGGCCGGTTCATGCCAGGCGCACATGTGCCGATTCTGCCAGTGGAAGCGTTGCTCGATTGGCAGCCCGACGACACGCTGCTGCTCACCTGGAATTTTGCGGACGAGATTCTGGAACAACAGGCGGAGTACCGCCGCCGTGGCGGACGTTTTGTCATCGCCGTGCCGCGTCTGGAGATTCGATAGTGAAATTCATCGAACAGAAGATCGCAGGCCTCGTGGTGGTGGAATCCGACGTCTTCCCTGATGCCAGGGGATCGCTGACGCGCGCCTGGGTGCCGCAGGAATTTCGTGACCATGGGTTGTCGGTGGACGTCACTCAAGGCCTCATGGCCTTCAACCATCGTCGCGGCACCATTCGCGGGATGCACTATCAGGCGGCGCCCTTTGGTGAACATAAGGCCACGCGCGTGACCCGGGGCGCGGTGTTTGATGTGGCCGTGGACCTGCGGCCCGAGTCGCCCACGTACTGCCAGTGGTTCGGTATCGAATTGTCTGCCGACAATCGGCGGTTGCTCTACATCCCGCCGGGCTTTGCCCATGGTTACCAGACACTGGCCGACGACACGGAATTGTTCTACATGGTGTCGGGTGAGTACTCCCCCGCCCATCAGCGTGGGGTCAGATACAACGACCCCGCGTTCGGCATCAGCTGGCCACTTGGCGCGCCGACGGTGATTCACGAACGCGACGCCGCCTACCCGGATTTTG from Acidobacteriota bacterium encodes:
- the rfbC gene encoding dTDP-4-dehydrorhamnose 3,5-epimerase translates to MKFIEQKIAGLVVVESDVFPDARGSLTRAWVPQEFRDHGLSVDVTQGLMAFNHRRGTIRGMHYQAAPFGEHKATRVTRGAVFDVAVDLRPESPTYCQWFGIELSADNRRLLYIPPGFAHGYQTLADDTELFYMVSGEYSPAHQRGVRYNDPAFGISWPLGAPTVIHERDAAYPDFVR
- a CDS encoding class I SAM-dependent methyltransferase; translated protein: MPPESLRCRACGAAHFHPVLSLGQTPLANALLSEADLANPEPVYPLDVVLCRACTLVQITLSVPPERLFSDYAYFSSFSDAWVAHAQRLAVSLIESRGLTNESLVVEVASNDGYLLQHYQRAGIPVLGIEPAENIARIAESRGINSIVQFFGPDLAQDLRASGLLAQVIHANNVLAHVPDLTGVVRGFHTLLAPGGVVVVEAPYVRDMIDHGEFDTIYHEHLCYFSLTALVGLFAAQGLTTVGVERLPTHGGSLRIFAERTEDQPVVGPSVDLLLREEAAWGIGQPERYDTFGADAARIRRDLVAFVAESRAAGRRIAAYGAAAKGATMLNYAGLTSRDIDFVVDRNTYKHGRFMPGAHVPILPVEALLDWQPDDTLLLTWNFADEILEQQAEYRRRGGRFVIAVPRLEIR
- a CDS encoding SGNH/GDSL hydrolase family protein is translated as MRRPPLMRAGWPFAAVGALLIAAALVANEWVLGAWLTRAGRVTNPTSRILLGLFDVVALGAGALLLIKRGAAPWRQMLLSLAAVVFALGLAEGGLRLWFGVSDWVNPPDREIAAGIGWRPVEHVAMDRDVPGFGRVRYSTVQGGFRLFGDPNSAKLKVLAVGDSFTEAVMVSDGEAYYHHLAAARPDIEFFAIGAAGYGTLQEYMLLDQVIDRVKPDLVLLQMHPNDLINNSHAIESRSTTNNNQMTRPYWEQGQVVQRFPENRDWGALYRLVRHSYLLRLLNANLLFFRSRSAGSIEASLQADDPDVKRATDATVELLTMIRRRAGVPVVAFSVRSEEFFSFWSRADVCRRAGVRFIPGIGEAVDAAVEAGEQMTGAPVDGHWNGRGHKMAAGIIAAWLSREGLPSR